From Rutidosis leptorrhynchoides isolate AG116_Rl617_1_P2 chromosome 3, CSIRO_AGI_Rlap_v1, whole genome shotgun sequence, a single genomic window includes:
- the LOC139899370 gene encoding bidirectional sugar transporter SWEET9-like, translating into MAFPAHLLPSVFGILGNIISFCVFLAPLPTFCRIYKKKSTEGFQSVPYSVALFSCMLLLYYGFLKTENGMMIITINSIGCVIETTYIAIFLVYATKESMISTVKLVTLFNIITYGLIVFTTNFATHGPQRVAVVGWICAVFSVCVFAAPLSIMRLVIKTKSVEYMPFSLSFFLTLCAVMWFFYGLLIKDYYVATPNVLGFAFGIAQMILYVIYKDKKKEMIPMVQTQCCGQVLKKAGLELPVIVEVPEKLADEDEANGNKKEDAAKVSLEMNGEMRVVPPIA; encoded by the exons ATGGCTTTTCCTGCTCATCTCTTGCCTTCTGTATTTGGCATACTTG GCAACATCATCTCATTCTGCGTGTTCTTAGCGCCACT GCCGACTTTTTGTAGAATTTACAAAAAGAAATCGACTGAAGGGTTTCAATCAGTACCATATTCGGTTGCGCTGTTTAGTTGCATGCTACTCTTGTACTATGGTTTTCTGAAAACAGAAAACGGCATGATGATCATTACCATCAACTCCATCGGTTGTGTCATTGAAACAACTTACATTGCTATCTTTCTTGTTTATGCCACCAAAGAATCAATG ATATCGACAGTGAAACTAGTTACACTATTCAACATCATTACATATGGATTGATAGTTTTTAcaacaaatttcgcaactcatggGCCTCAACGAGTCGCGGTTGTTGGTTGGATTTGTGCCGTATTTTCAGTTTGTGTTTTTGCGGCTCCTCTTAGCATCATG AGATTGGTTATCAAGACGAAGAGCGTAGAGTACATGCCTTTCTCACTGTCGTTCTTCCTTACGCTTTGTGCTGTTATGTGGTTCTTTTATGGTCTCTTGATCAAGGATTATTATGTAGCC accCCAAACGTGTTAGGATTCGCCTTTGGGATAGCACAAATGATATTGTACGTAATCTACAAAGACAAAAAGAAGGAAATGATACCAATGGTTCAAACACAATGTTGCGGCCAAGTACTAAAGAAGGCAGGACTCGAGCTACCGGTAATTGTTGAAGTTCCGGAAAAGCTGGCAGATGAAGATGAAGCTAATGGTAATAAGAAAGAAGACGCGGCGAAAGTCTCTTTGGAGATGAATGGTGAAATGCGTGTTGTGCCCCCTATTGCTTGA